From Medicago truncatula cultivar Jemalong A17 chromosome 7, MtrunA17r5.0-ANR, whole genome shotgun sequence, a single genomic window includes:
- the LOC25499814 gene encoding protein SWEETIE isoform X1 — protein MSKIQMTPAPAAPLSRFGVLVAQLESIVASAAHKSPEPLLCFDLLSDLISAIEEDIKDNILVWQRRCEDALYSLLIIGAKRPVRNLASVAMAKIISKGDAISIYSRASSLQGFLSDGKRSEPLKIAGAAQCLGELYKHFGRRITSGLLETTSIAAKLMRFSEEFVRQEALYMLRNALEGSGGSAASTAYSEAFRLIMKSAAGDKLFAVRIASARCLKAFASIGGPGLGVAELDNSASYCVKALEDPVASVRDAFAETLGSLLALGMNPEAQIQPRGKGPFPQAKKLEGGLQKHLILAFTKASGVRSRHVRVGLTLSWVFFLQAIRIKYLHPDSELQNYALQVMEMLRAETSVDAHALACVLYILRVGVTDQMTEPTQRDFLLFLGKQIQSPEAGPSMMVAALRTVSYTLKTLGEVPFEFKEVLDNTVVAAVSHSSKLVRIEAALALRALAEVDPTCVSGLTSYGVTNLTALRESVSFEKGSNLQFELDSLHGQATVLAALVSISPKLPLGYPARLPRLVYEVSKKMLIEYSRNPLAATVEKEAGWLLLSSLLVSLPKEELEEDVFDILALWATLFTGNPENEVTKTDDLMSRIYVWSAAVHALTAFIKCFISSDVKNDGVLLQPVLVYLNSALSYISALKAKELPQVKPAVDTFIIKTLIAYQSLPDPVSFKNDHPQIIQLCTFPFRHASECEESSCLRMLLNKRDAWLGPWIPGRDWFEDELRAFQGGKDGLMPCVWENEISSFPQPETISKTLVNQMLLFFGIIFSSQDSGGMLSLLGVIEQCLKAGKKQHWRTSSITNICVGLLAGFKSLLSFRPQTLGQDILGLVQSIFQSILVEGDICASQRRASCEVLGYLARFGNDIFTARMTRSLLGDLNGVTDSYYAGSIALALGCIHRSAGGIALSTLVPATVSSISSLAKSLVPSLQIWSMHGLLLTIEAAGLSFVSHVQATLSLAMEILLSDENGLADVQQGVGRLINAIVAVLGPELVPGSIFFSRSKSAIAEISCWQETSTMLESARFTQQLVLFAPKAVSVHSHVQTLLSTLSSRQPTLRLLAVSTLRHLIEKDPATVIVEQIEENLFFMLDEETDSEIGNLVRTTIMRLLYASCHSCTSHWISVCRKVVLATSTRSSEINNNAENEFADGDSSLNLNDEENMVSGSNSTQNYKFQASTGAANREKYLRYRTRLFAAECLSHLPDAVGRSRAHFDLFLARKEHASGKSSGDWLVLHLQELISLAYQISTIQFENMQPVGVSLLGTIVDKFEKAADPELPGHLLLEQYQAQLVSAVRTTLDTSSSPSLLEAGLHLATKILTSGIISGDQVVVRRIFSLISRPLNDFEDIYYPSFAEWVTSKIKIRLLAAHASLKCYIYASMKKHQDGVSDGYLTLLPLFQKSSSVLGKYWIHTLKDYSYICLCLSPKRKGNLFLDGLQSPVVSSKLRPCLEESWPVILQALGLDSVPANFEGQDCTKASVRNTYKHTEATCQYSMVHLKFEDFKFLWGFSLLGLFQSQHPVLYRSIIQLAFVNTKHGGNSPRDEVKPPGLKLYEIVLPMFQFLSTESFFGAGLLNVDICKELLQILSYSTYMDNSWNSLAISILSQVAQNCPEEIFNSENYALITLELCLHYLFKTFQSTNTIPADHLNSEVDVIHTLCSTTRTVVNRIETKMTQHPKSMVLALVLVGYKCVREASTEVYLSEAIEMVNCTIPLLKRISDDEAALDDSILPLREMFETCLRVVAALTKYGIEEFHLQDVKSLNQRKLIQAKLAFSLEQIIVVAKLALESKYVEDCEANKSICVIALRYCIRCFQTVFSDSNMQVQVIGLQFLKARIQRGVNTEDNSFLMFLAGELITDIFTLIHKMLKQKNITRESVNIASECLSLMVVLQTLAKGNDCQRSFMTLLLEAIVTIFLSTTDGFSPEIRDLRSTAIKLVSHLAQIPSSAMHFKDVLLSMPPLHRQELQGVIRASVTNDKNQTEHKVPVLDIKMPKPAVRNEEKHPTPSAAVVQSDENNEEEDEFSEDDWDAFQSFPVSKNEGGDESKTEHSDKDKDPSMVESSSDLDGSTGDVEFQESAISKSISSEKEMKSDESVEVFKEKHDQTDPGAEPCDNEHQKMEEELQSSRFQEEASSISGNELESCEDMLEQIVSDSLALQQGVSKSDNEQGNGGEEDAKKDGVDENESHDFKQGMSESPVEREHQEMEEELRSSGLEGEASAIPGNDLVSFDQKPKVEAEGSSKEDMPEQLVSNSPEPQKVVSELDDNEQCKRGEEYAKKDRVDEIESRDSKQGTSESPVESKHQEMEEELQSSQLQEEALAIPRNELELEAEGSIEEDVPEQVVSDSPKLQQGVLESDNIEQSNRCDEDGKNESQSHESNQRTSESPVGSKHKEMEEELQSSELQEEASSIPTVELDHCDQKPEVESEGSVKEDMPEQVVSDSPELQRGVSELDNNDQCNR, from the exons ATGTCAAAAATTCAGATGACGCCGGCACCGGCTGCACCGCTATCGCGGTTCGGCGTACTGGTGGCGCAACTGGAATCCATAGTCGCTTCCGCCGCGCACAAATCTCCCGAGCCACTCCTCTGCTTCGATCTCCTCTCCGATCTCATCTCCGCCATTGAAGAAGACATTAAG GACAATATTTTGGTATGGCAAAGGAGATGTGAGGATGCATTATATTCCTTACTTATTATTGGTGCAAAACGGCCTGTGCGTAACTTGGCATCGGTAGCGATGGCAAAGATCATATCCAAGGGAGATGCAATATCAATTTACTCTAGAGCAAGCAGCCTTCAGGGATTTCTTTCTGATGGGAAGAGGAGTGAACCTCTGAAAATTGCTG GGGCTGCACAATGCTTGGGAGAATTGTATAAACACTTTGGCAGAAGAATTACTTCAGGTTTGCTTGAAACAACAAGCATAGCAGCTAAACTTATGAGATTCAGTGAG GAGTTTGTACGGCAAGAAGCATTATATATGCTTCGGAATGCTTTAGAAGGCTCTGGTGGTAGTGCTGCTTCAACAGCATATTCAGAGGCATTCCGTCTTATAATGAAGTCTGCCGCAGGGGACAAGTTGTTTGCTGTGAGAATAGCTTCCGCAAGATGTTTGAAGGCATTCGCTAGCATTGGTGGTCCAGGCTTAGGTGTGGCAGAACTTGACAATTCAGCATCTTATTGTGTCAAG GCTCTTGAAGACCCTGTTGCATCTGTCCGTGACGCCTTTGCTGAAACTTTGGGCTCCTTGCTTGCTCTTGGAATGAATCCTGAGGCGcag ATTCAACCAAGGGGAAAGGGCCCTTTCCCTCAAGCAAAAAAGCTAGAAGGTGGACTGCAGAAGCATTTGATTTTGGCTTTCACAAAAG CAAGTGGAGTACGTTCAAGGCATGTCCGGGTTGGCCTGACTCTATCTTGGGTATTCTTCTTACAG GCAATTCGTATAAAATATCTGCATCCAGATAGTGAGCTACAAAATTATGCATTGCAAGTTATGGAAATGCTCCGTGCTGAAACTTCCGTTGATGCCCATGCATtg GCATGCGTTCTTTATATCCTTCGTGTTGGTGTAACAGATCAAATGACAGAGCCTACTCAGAGggattttttgctttttctaggaAAGCAG ATCCAGTCACCTGAAGCTGGTCCTTCCATGATGGTGGCAGCCTTACGAACAGTGTCATATACTCTGAAGACTTTGGGAGAG gTTCCCTTTGAATTTAAGGAAGTTCTTGACAACACTGTAGTTGCTGCAGTATCGCATTCTTCGAAGCTG GTTCGGATTGAGGCTGCTTTAGCATTACGTGCATTGGCTGAAGTTGATCCAACTTGTGTCAGTGGTTTAACTTCATATGGAGTGACCAATCTTACTGCTTTAAGAGAGAGTGTTTCTTTTGAAAAG GGTAGCAATTTACAGTTTGAGCTCGATTCCTTGCATGGGCAGGCTACCGTCTTGGCTGCTTTAGTATCTATTTCACCAAAATTACCTCTTGGCTACCCAGCAAG GCTTCCCAGATTAGTGTATGAGGTTTCAAAGAAAATGCTGATAGAATATAGTCGGAATCCATTGGCAGCGACAGTTGAAAAAGAAGCTGGATGGTTGCTTTTATCATCTTTATTGGTTTCTTTACCAAAGGAG GAGCTTGAAGAGGATGTCTTTGATATTCTTGCATTGTGGGCTACACTCTTTACGGGGAATCCAGAAAATGAAGTTACAAAAACTGATGATTTAATGTCAAGGATATA CGTATGGTCTGCAGCTGTTCATGCACTCACAGCGTTTATAAAATGCTTTATATCTTCTGATGTTAAGAATGACGGAGTTCTACTTCAACCAGTTCTTGTATACCTTAACAG TGCATTATCTTACATATCTGCATTAAAAGCCAAGGAACTTCCACAAGTGAAGCCTGCAGTGGATACTTTCATCATCAAAACTTTAATAGCTTATCAATCTCTCCCAGATCCcgtgtcatttaaaaatgaCCACCCTCAGATTATTCAACTATGTACATTTCCGTTCAG ACATGCTTCAGAATGTGAAGAAAGTTCGTGTTTGAGGATGCTGTTAAACAAGAGAGATGCATGGTTGGGTCCGTGGATTCCCGGAAG GGATTGGTTTGAGGATGAACTCCGAGCTTTTCAAGGTGGAAAAGATGGCCTTATGCCTTGTGTATGGGAGAACGAAATTTCTAGCTTTCCTCAG CCGGAGACAATAAGCAAGACTTTGGTGAACCAGATGCTTCTTTTCTTTGGGATCATATTTTCCTCTCAG GATAGTGGTGGTATGCTGTCCCTCCTTGGTGTTATTGAGCAGTGTCTGAAAGCTGGGAAAAAACAACACTGGCGCACATCTAGTATCACCAATATTTGTGTGGGCTTACTTGCAGGCTTTAAG TCTTTGCTTTCTTTTCGACCACAAACATTAGGACAAGACATTTTGGGCTTGGTGCAATCTATTTTTCAG AGTATTTTGGTGGAGGGAGACATTTGTGCATCGCAGCGTAGAGCATCATGTGAAGTTCTTGGATATTTAGCTCGATTTGGAAATGATATCTTCACTGCTAGAATG ACAAGATCACTACTTGGTGACCTAAATGGAGTGACTGATTCCTACTATGCTGGATCAATTGCTTTGGCACTTGGCTGCATTCATCGCAG CGCAGGAGGGATTGCATTGTCAACTTTAGTGCCTGCAACAGTGAGCTCTATTTCCTCACTGGCTAAAAGTTTGGTACCTAGTCTGCAGATCTGGTCTATGCATGGGCTTCTGTTAACTATTGAAGCTGCAGGCTTGTCCTTTGTTTCTCATGTCCAG GCAACCCTATCTCTTGCAATGGAAATTCTTTTATCTGATGAGAATGGTTTGGCAGACGTTCAGCAGGGTGTTGGCCGTCTTATAAACGCTATAGTTGCTGTTCTTGGTCCTGAGCTTGTACCAGGAAGCATCTTTTTCTCACGCTCCAAG TCTGCCATTGCTGAGATAAGCTGCTGGCAAGAAACTTCAACAATGCTTGA GAGTGCACGCTTCACTCAACAACTTGTTCTTTTTGCACCGAAAGCTGTTTCTGTGCACTCCCATGTGCAGACTCTTCTCTCTACATTGTCATCAAGACAG CCAACTTTACGTCTTCTTGCCGTGTCTACTCTAAGACATCTAATTGAGAAAGATCCG GCTACCGTTATTGTTGAGCAGATTGAAGAAAACTTGTTCTTTATGTTGGATGAGGAAACTGATTCAGA AATTGGTAACTTAGTACGAACCACAATTATGCGATTACTCTATGCATCATGTCATTCTTGCACATCACATTGGATATCAGTATGTCGCAAAGTG GTCCTTGCAACATCAACGAGGAGCTCTGAAATTAATAACAATGCAGAAAATGAGTTTGCAGATGGTGATTCAAGTTTGAACCTtaatgatgaagaaaatatggTTTCTGGCTCCAACAGCACGCAGAATTACAAGTTTCAAGCTTCCACCGGTGCAGCTAATAGAGAGAAGTACCTCAGATATAGGACTAGGCTTTTTGCGGCAGA ATGTTTGAGCCATCTACCAGATGCTGTGGGAAGAAGTCGTGCTCATTTTGACCTCTTTTTGGCAAGGAAAGAACATGCAAGTGGGAAGTCCTCTGGTGATTGGCTAGTTCTCCACTTGCAAGAGTTAATATCACTTGCTTATCAG ATTAGCACAATTCAGTTTGAGAACATGCAGCCAGTAGGCGTCAGTCTTCTTGGCACTATTGTGGATAAG TTTGAAAAAGCAGCTGACCCTGAGCTTCCTGGGCATCTTCTACTTGAACAGTATCAG GCTCAGCTAGTCTCTGCAGTTCGTACTACCTTGGACACATCTTCTAGTCCTAGCTTATTGGAGGCAGGCTTGCACTTGGCTACCAAG ATATTAACAAGTGGAATAATCAGTGGAGATCAAGTGGTGGTCAGGCGCATATTCTCTTTGATTTCACGCCCACTGAATGACTTTGAGGACATTTATTATCCTTCATTTGCAGAATGGGTCACAAGCAAG ATCAAAATAAGACTTCTGGCTGCTCACGCTTCTCTCAAGTGTTATATATATGCATCCATGAAGAAGCACCAAGATGGAGTTTCAGATGGGTACCTGACATTATTACCGTTGTTCCAAAAAAGCTCGAGTGTTCTAGGGAAGTACTGGATCCATACATTGAAGGATTATAGTTATATATGCTTGTGCCTGAGCCCAAAGAGGAAG GGGAATCTGTTTCTTGATGGGCTGCAATCACCTGTTGTTTCTTCAAAGTTACGTCCATGCTTAGAGGAATCTTGGCCTGTAATTTTGCAAGCGCTTGGACTCGATTCAGTTCCAGCGAATTTTGAAGGACAAGATTGCACCAAAGCCTCGGTCAGAAACACCTACAAACATACTGAGGCTACATGTCAGTATAGCATGGTCCATTTGAAGTTTGAAGATTTTAAGTTCCTATGGGGATTTTCTCTTCTTGGTTTGTTTCAGTCACAACATCCTGTCCTGTATAGATCAATTATACAGCTGGCTTTTGTTAATACAAAGCATGGTGGGAACTCCCCAAGAGATGAAGTGAAACCCCCAGGCTTGAAATTATATGAAATTGTACTGCCTATGTTTCAATTTCTTTCAACTGAGAGTTTTTTTGGAGCGGGACTGCTTAACGTGGATATCTGCAAAGAACTGCTGCAG ATTCTTTCATATTCTACATACATGGATAATTCTTGGAATAGTCTCGCAATATCGATTTTATCACAG GTTGCACAAAATTGCCCAGAAGAAATTTTCAATAGTGAAAATTATGCTTTGATAACACTGGAACTTTGTTTACACTACCTTTTTAAAACATTTCAGAG TACTAACACGATTCCGGCGGATCATCTAAACTCCGAAGTTGATGTGATACATACACTATGTAGTACAACAAGGACAGTTGTTAACCGTATTGAGACCAAG ATGACCCAGCATCCAAAATCGATGGTTCTGGCATTAGTTTTAGTTGGCTACAAGTGTGTAAGGGAGGCTTCAACTGAGGTTTACTTATCCGAAGCTATTGAGATGGTCAACTGTACAATTCCTTTGCTTAAGAGAATAAGTGACG ACGAGGCTGCACTGGACGATAGCATTCTCCCTCTAAGAGAAATGTTTGAAACTTGTTTGAGGGTGGTTGCTGCTTTGACTAAGTATGGCATTGAGGAATTCCATTTGCAGGATGTTAAGAGTTTAAACCAACGGAAACTAATACAGGCAAAGCTTGCATTTTCTCTTGAACAAATTATAGTAGTCGCGAAACTGGCTCTTGAAAGTAAATATGTTGAAGATTGTGAAGCAAATAAATCCATCTGTGTTATTGCTCTGAGATATTGCATACGTTGTTTCCAAACTGTATTCAGTGATTCAAATATGCAg GTCCAAGTTATAGGTTTACAATTTCTTAAAGCCAGGATTCAAAGAGGTGTAAATACAGAAGATAACTCATTCTTAATGTTTCTTGCTGGGGAGCTAATTACTGATATTTTCACTTTGATCCACAAAATGTTAAAG CAGAAAAATATAACAAGAGAGTCGGTAAACATTGCTAGTGAATGCTTGAGTCTCATGGTGGTGTTACAAACCCTGGCTAAGGGTAATGACTGCCAGAGAAGTTTCATGACCCTTCTTCTAGAGGCCATTGTCACGATTTTCTTGTCTACAACAGACGGGTTCTCTCCG GAAATAAGAGATTTAAGAAGCACAGCCATTAAGCTCGTTTCTCACCTTGCTCAAATTCCTTCATCAGCCATGCATTTCAAGGATGTTTTACTATCAATGCCTCCTCTGCACCGCCAGGAACTTCAG GGTGTGATACGAGCTTCTGTGACAAATGATAAGAATCAAACAGAACATAAAGTACCAGTTTTGGATATTAAAATGCCAAAGCCAGCGGTAAGAAATGAAGAGAAACATCCCACACCTTCAGCTGCTGTGGTGCAATCAGATGAGAATAacgaggaagaagatgaattcaGTGAAGATGATTGGGATGCTTTTCAGTCTTTTCCTGTCTCGAAAAATGAAGGTGGAGATGAATCAAAAACAGAGCATTCTGACAAAGACAAAGATCCCAGCATGGTTGAAAGCTCATCAGATTTGGATGGTTCTACTGGAGATGTTGAGTTTCAAGAATCTGCTATTTCTAAATCCATTAGCAGTGAAAAAGAGATGAAAAGTGATGAAAGCGTGGAGGTTTTCAAAGAGAAACATGATCAAACTGATCCTGGTGCCGAGCCATGTGATAATGAGCATCAAAAGATGGAGGAAGAACTGCAAAGCTCTAGATTTCAAGAAGAGGCATCATCAATCTCAGGAAATGAACTAGAATCTTGTGAAGATATGCTTGAACAAATAGTATCAGATTCTCTGGCACTTCAACAAGGTGTTTCTAAATCAGATAATGAACAGGGTAATGGAGGTGAAGAAGATGCTAAGAAAGACGGTGTGGATGAAAATGAGAGTCATGACTTTAAGCAAGGAATGTCTGAAAGTCCAGTAGAAAGGGAACATCAGGAGATGGAGGAAGAATTGCGAAGCTCTGGACTTGAAGGAGAGGCGTCAGCAATCCCAGGAAATGATTTAGTTTCATTTGATCAGAAGCCTAAGGTAGAAGCTGAAGGATCAAGTAAAGAGGATATGCCTGAACAATTAGTTTCGAATTCTCCGGAACCTCAGAAGGTTGTTTCTGAATTAGATGATAATGAACAGTGTAAAAGAGGTGAAGAATATGCTAAGAAAGACCGTGTGGATGAAATTGAGAGTCGTGACTCTAAGCAAGGAACGTCTGAAAGTCCAGTAGAAAGCAAACATCAAGAGATGGAGGAAGAATTACAAAGCTCTCAGCTTCAAGAAGAGGCATTAGCAATACCACGAAATGAACTAGAGTTAGAAGCTGAAGGATCAATCGAAGAGGATGTGCCTGAACAGGTAGTATCAGATTCTCCGAAACTTCAACAGGGTGTTCTTGAGTCAGATAATATTGAACAGTCTAACAGATGTGATGAAGATGGTAAGAATGAAAGTCAGAGTCATGAATCTAATCAAAGAACGTCTGAAAGTCCAGTAGGAAGTAAACATAAAGAAATGGAGGAAGAATTGCAAAGTTCTGAGCTTCAAGAAGAGGCATCCTCAATCCCAACAGTTGAACTAGATCATTGTGATCAGAAGCCCGAGGTAGAATCTGAAGGATCAGTCAAAGAGGATATGCCTGAACAAGTAGTATCGGATTCTCCAGAACTTCAACGGGGTGTTTCTGAATTGGATAATAATGACCAATGTAACAGATAA